One stretch of Candidatus Bathyarchaeia archaeon DNA includes these proteins:
- a CDS encoding proteasome assembly chaperone family protein, translating to MKSTYVKEFSPIQANNPILIEGLPGLGLVGKIALRYLIKQFKAKKFAYLYSPHFPYFVLVNSKGSVRLLRGAFYYVKDPAEKNDLILFTGDSQSQTIEGQYEIAAKMVSFAKKQSVHTIVTIGGYRMETEEKPKVVVAGTNQRILEKAKEGGATVSETGSPIVGTAGLILGLARFKKIDALCLLGETRGYLPDPLAAKSVIEVINNMFNLNIDLTGINQEVDKADKMVVRLQKIEEKLAVQAEETRKEEDKKTTYIS from the coding sequence ATGAAATCCACATACGTCAAAGAGTTCTCGCCGATTCAGGCAAACAACCCCATCTTAATTGAAGGCTTGCCTGGGTTAGGTTTGGTGGGCAAAATCGCCCTACGCTACCTGATTAAACAGTTTAAAGCCAAAAAATTCGCCTACCTCTACAGTCCCCATTTTCCGTATTTCGTTCTTGTTAACAGCAAGGGCAGCGTGAGGCTTCTGCGTGGAGCCTTCTACTACGTCAAAGACCCCGCGGAGAAAAATGACCTCATCCTGTTCACGGGGGACAGCCAATCCCAAACCATTGAGGGGCAATACGAAATCGCCGCCAAAATGGTCTCCTTTGCTAAGAAACAAAGTGTACACACCATAGTCACCATCGGCGGCTACCGCATGGAAACAGAAGAAAAACCCAAAGTGGTCGTTGCAGGCACCAACCAACGCATCCTAGAAAAAGCCAAAGAAGGCGGCGCAACAGTCAGCGAAACAGGCAGCCCCATTGTAGGCACCGCAGGGCTGATTCTGGGGTTAGCGCGCTTCAAAAAAATTGATGCCTTATGCTTGCTGGGTGAAACTCGCGGCTACCTGCCTGACCCGTTGGCGGCAAAAAGCGTCATCGAAGTTATAAACAACATGTTCAACCTCAACATTGACTTGACAGGCATAAACCAAGAGGTTGACAAAGCCGACAAGATGGTGGTGCGGCTGCAGAAAATCGAGGAGAAACTAGCAGTGCAGGCAGAGGAAACGCGCAAGGAAGAAGACAAGAAAACTACCTACATCTCCTAG
- a CDS encoding RNA-protein complex protein Nop10 — MVWLLRRCERCSRYTLNTDVCPHCGGKVHVPHPAKFSPEDKYLKYRLALKKQAQEQQAK; from the coding sequence GTGGTTTGGCTTCTGCGTAGATGTGAACGCTGCAGCCGCTACACACTTAACACGGATGTTTGCCCTCACTGCGGCGGCAAGGTACACGTTCCGCATCCTGCCAAGTTCTCTCCTGAAGATAAATATCTAAAGTACCGTTTAGCACTCAAAAAGCAGGCGCAGGAGCAGCAAGCAAAATGA